A stretch of the Mesorhizobium sp. Pch-S genome encodes the following:
- a CDS encoding SIMPL domain-containing protein has product MTRAFLPLALAAAVAMPAIANAAEAPQPPRIIVSGEGEATVAPDLALLSLSVMREAKTAREALNANNDAMAAVIAAMKAAGIAERDLQTAGIQINPRYNYTNKPDGNQEAELIAYQVTNTLSVRVRDISKTGEILDKAVSLGVNQGGGISFTNENPATVVTEARKKAVADAIAKAKTLAEAAGVSVGKVLEITDQSYAPPPMPMNAKAYDAAGASVPVQAGENAYKVMVNVTFELK; this is encoded by the coding sequence GCCCTCGCCGCCGCCGTCGCAATGCCTGCGATCGCCAACGCAGCCGAAGCCCCGCAGCCACCGCGCATCATCGTGTCCGGGGAAGGCGAAGCCACCGTCGCACCCGATCTCGCCCTGCTGTCGCTCAGCGTCATGCGCGAAGCCAAGACCGCCCGTGAGGCGCTCAACGCCAACAACGACGCCATGGCAGCCGTGATTGCCGCAATGAAGGCAGCCGGCATTGCCGAGCGCGACCTGCAGACGGCAGGCATCCAGATCAACCCGCGCTACAACTACACCAACAAACCAGACGGCAACCAGGAAGCGGAACTGATCGCCTACCAGGTTACCAACACGCTGTCGGTGCGCGTGCGGGACATCTCCAAGACCGGTGAGATACTCGACAAGGCCGTGTCGCTCGGCGTCAATCAGGGCGGCGGCATCTCCTTCACCAACGAGAATCCCGCTACCGTTGTCACCGAAGCACGCAAGAAGGCCGTGGCCGACGCCATCGCCAAGGCGAAGACGCTTGCGGAAGCCGCCGGCGTCAGCGTCGGCAAGGTCTTGGAAATCACCGACCAGAGCTATGCACCTCCGCCCATGCCGATGAACGCCAAGGCCTATGACGCCGCCGGCGCTTCGGTGCCTGTGCAGGCCGGCGAGAACGCCTACAAGGTCATGGTCAACGTCACCTTCGAACTGAAATGA